In Hyperolius riggenbachi isolate aHypRig1 chromosome 1, aHypRig1.pri, whole genome shotgun sequence, the genomic window GTAAAGGAAAGAAAGAGTATGAACAATCTATCTGATGGACTTAATGCAGCCACCCACCCCTATAATACAAGACTGTTATAAAGTCAGCTTTGATTGATGCACAGTTGACATAACACAGTGCTCCAAATACGCTGCTGTACTTGACTTCTGTCTCAGAGTCTACACAAATTCCCCAAAATATCAAGAAACCAAAAAATAGCCATTTTACTCCCCCGGATCATCTCAGCAATGACAGCTCTGTagcagttttttttccttttggtgcACTGAGTGTAATATCAGGTCTGAGGATCTATAGGAGGGATCACTGGAGTTGGTATGGAATGGATCTATTCTGTGCCTGCAGGCAATGATCATCAGCGCTGTGACGTACTACTTACTAACATGTTAACCCCACTCTGAGAGTACACTGAACACACAGTGCTGCTGTCTTGTCTCTTCACATCCATAGCTGCAGGCGGCATGTCCTATCGAGAAGGAAGGTAGCAGAGAGACTGGGATGTGCTGCAGATCTGACCATACTGTGGTCAATCATCACTACAATTTATAAATAGAAATAATGAAACAACAATAAGGCTTTTTAATTAAAGCCAACCTTATGGttaagcaattattttctggataAGGGTGGGGAAAGTTCCAAATGTACTACTTTGTTAaataggttagggttaagcattgccTAAAGACTGGAGGTAAAATATAAAATAGATAACGGGCTAAGATTAGTCCCTTGGCAGGAAATAGTGAAAGCCGTGTACAATCGGAAAGCAGTAATCATGTACTTAGAGTTAGCGGTAGTAGACACAGTAGGAGGTTGGGAATAGGCCCAGGCCAGGCAATGAGGTTACAGCTAGATGTGAAAAGGATGATTAGAATCATTTAGGGGTAACAGAGTTTAGTTTGTCATTCAGAACATAATTAATCTCAAACCATTACACCTGAAGCCCAATGATGCCAAAAATAGTTGGAAGGCAATGCACTGCTAAGGTGGCCATTTCTGTAGTGCTCCAATAGACTGCTGCATAAACATTACTGGGTAAATTGTTCAGCATGCATGCTTATGAGAAGAGAGGAGCGTGAAACCAACATTCTTGATTCATGCATGAACATACCGCATAGACTTTGTCTTTATAGGCGATTACTCCAACACCGCTGCGTCTGATGCCCATGCGTGCAATCAGTGTCCATTGGCCTGTGACGGGGTTGAAGACCTCTGCAGTGAATAAGCAATCATTGCCATTGAATCCGCCACATATGTAAACCTGCAGAAATAAATTAAGTAATGAACTTGCTAATATATTCCTTAATATGTACATAGCGCCATGTTCAGGACCATTCAGAAAAGCATCAACATTAAATGGGGCCTCCCTATTTACCTAACTCTCCTTATTTACTTAGTTTAGCTCTAGCCCAGCAAACGCCAATGTTACAATACATTTTATGACACAGagtatgtttttaaaaaaaataaaattattcatTATACTATTTTtatactacttaaaaaaaaactttatttttatttatgtattcatgacagttctcctttaagtaagATATTACCTTATTATGCAATGCAGTGGCACTTGCATCACTCCTTTGTTCGTTCATTGGTGTAATCATATTCCACTGGTTGGTCTCTGGATCGTACCGTTCAGCGGTGTCAAGGCGAACATGGCCGTCAAAGCCCCCCATCGCATAAATGTGGTCATCCAGGACAGTAACGCTGACATAGCACCTTCTATAGTGCATTGGagctgcaggctgccatattttcttgACCGGGTCAAATCGCTTCACGCTGCTGAAGTAGTCAATGCTGTCAAACCCACCAATCAGGTACAGGTAACCCTTTAAATATGCAGCTCCATGATAGGCTCTGGGACTTTCATCATCATAGGTCACATTTTTCCAGCGTTTAGCTCTAGAGTCATAGCACTCTATGGCATTTGTGGGGCTTCCACCGCTCCATCCACCAGTAGCAAAAAGAACGGAGAAGGGAAGACGTGGCCTTTTGAATGGATTGCTGAAATCAACATTCACGTTCAGATCATATATCACTTTCAATGCCTCAATAATGATATTCTTGCATCCATCGTTGTTCTGTACATAGTTGTGGGACTTTACGTTGTTCATAAAATACTCAATAGGCATCAAAGCAAGTCGAACCTAGTAAAGAACAATATAAAATATCATACAAGATGAATAGAAAATAGTATATCTTATAGCTCTGGAACTTTATGATTAAAACTGAGCTCAGAGTAACAATCCAAACCCATCCTGTGTCCTTCCTTGTGCTCTGGTCATGTTGCCAGTCCATTATTTATACCCAGAGATGTCACTACTAGGTGGGGGGCCTAAGACTGTAGGAGGTCCCAGCCACTCCCtctccctctgatacaggggccTCCTGCCATAGTAAATGTTTTTGGAGCTTCACTTAAAATGGGTGGAGGtactcatggtggctgcactattATGGGAAGGGATCATTGAGGCCACACTTGATATAAGACCTCACAAGGGTGAAAAATAGAAGAATGTTGGGGATCACCATAGGCATTTCGCTGGAGGGCCTTTAGATTAGTAGAAACACCTGTTTATTACTTTAGAGTGGATAGACAGGTTTCCCTttggcaaaaatcagtaacccttcgcactctcgcatgcaaatgttcaaacaaatgcattcacaaattcactcatccaggcacaactgttgtccctacagctaagttaaaagccggggtcttagttcacagaaaaatgcattcttatgcttacacacctatactgtgcagaagtacccagataaacataggtgtcctaactctggcactgtaacatgcatagtgcagacatgcaaacacattcattgcatcaaacctatcaatggattaggagcacagatCCTGATgtgctctcctgggacagatagtgcatcttaccaatcgcacaagggagctaacgtaatgtatccatgtgcaccatgcacatacaccagcataagctgtgtgcatgctgacaaacacatacaggggaaggagggagtgcacttaattagaccctagccacaggggtcagtaacaagaaaaaaataagatgcactatctgtcccaggagaggacgtcaggatctgtgctcctaatccattgataggtttgatgcaatgaatgtgtttgcatgtctgcactatgcatgttacagggccagagttaggacacctatgtttacctgggtacttctgcgcagtataggtgactaagcataagaatgcattcttctgtgaactaagacaccggcttttaacttagctgtagggataacagtggtgcctggatgagtgaatttgtgaatgcatttgtttgaacatttgcatgcgagtgtgcgaagggttactgatttttgctagtTTTCTGTCCACACCCCCTtcggcacctccctttccttgataacttatttaatgtcctaactagaggtgatgtgcctggatatatgtttttcttcaGGTTTCCCTTTGGGGTTACAAAAATGTTGTCACTGTAATATTTGATGTTACCCTACATGTACtctttaacccttagactgccagtATATTTTTTAAGAAGCTACAATCCAATTCCAGCTATGTGTGcattgtgtttattaaatgtctttCCCAAATTTACATGTACCAAAGCCCACAACAGTCAATTATTCTACTGTTTAATTATAAAAATCTAATATGTAAAGGGACCAATCAAACCTTGCAGTAAAAGCATTTGATTGGTCACtttttaggtcgcattcacagagggatgttattgtcctgcgttataaAGTAATTATAACGCAGGATAACGCAATGTAATGTTAagcctatgcaacattcacagtgtgatgttatcgtcgcgttgtaaatgttgtgttatggtaactcactgcttgcagtctgttacctctaaacgcagacgttaacagatacagagaggcatacttttaattgcctgtatgcttcactgtatctatTGCATgccacgggaatgcagcgttaatgtgcgttaccaccttttttttgtgttgcgttgtaatgctgcgttgcgactttaacgtcgcattacaatgcaacgtcccactgtgaatatgaccTTACACTGCAAAGATTAGTAGTAACatctgcataattctgcatcaactttgTATAATTTGCATACAGAACACACACCTGATTTAAATATTTAAACACAGATTAGCCTtcaaagaagaaaaataaaaataaaacataaccTTTAATGAAAgatcaaaaataaaaatgtagtaGCACTGCTAACACATACTAGTTTGATGACAAAATAGTGGAAGGTGATACTAATGAATGACGATCTTTCATTAAAAATTATAGTTTATTTTTCCTCTTTCAAGGTTGATCTGTGTTTATATAATTTGCATATCTTAAGCCAAGTAGAAAGTTGTCTCTGAGCCAAAACTTTGTAGTAAATGCCTTTAGATGCCTTTAGATGTCTGCGACACAGAAATATGGGGAAACAAAAACGATTGTAGACGTATCTTGTACTGAAACACCATTAGATGTCCATGGCATATGGATGCGGAAACACAGAAATGCCTATAGATGTCTTTGTGTTAAGGCCTCTTTCGCACTTCCACCATTGTGTTGCACAAAATCAGTGCATTGCGGCGCAGAAGCAATTACATTGATCGCTGTGGTACCCAGGAAATACAACACTGCATTCAGTGCGCTAACAGTACGACATGCATATTTCCCCCGGAAGTGGGGAATACTGGAATGGTaccgtatgcctcactgtatggctgCAATGCACCGTTAACTTGTGGTGAAACTTTCCGGGACCACTGCAGTGCAATAAAAGAACAATCGCATCATACCAGCAAGTAGCAAATGTGAGGGGGCCTCAAGGGAAACACTAACTGCACTTGTTTTGTATAGATAGTGAAAAAGATTGCACTGCAAGTGCAGCATGGTGCTGCTTCAATTTTTTAACCATTATTTAATTTACCATTTGGCGTTCCTTACAATGATCAGGTGACAGTTGACAGTACAATTCTGCAGCAGATTAATCGTGGTAATCAATCGCAAACAATCGGTCATGCCCATGGAATTGATCCAAAAGACTGATCAATTCCATTAATTACAAAGCAAGTGAGTCGCagaggtggcacaccttaccctagTGCAGacactatctgaagaaggggacctgccacggccccaaaacaattgtcatatatatgtgctgatgaagcaataaaCAGAATTGTTTGCATCCTGAAGCTGGTGTGTTAACCTGAACCTACACTTGACTGTGGATTCCATTAATTAATGGGCATGACCAATATTTTCTGATTGATAACTGCCATAATCGGGAACAATAGGATCGGCCGTGGAATTGTACTGCTAATGGGCACtttaacagcagaaaatgtttcaGAGTCCATCCACAGTCTGCAAGATCACACAGATGCTCCATTGTTAGTAAATGAGGAGGCTCCACCTCCTGTATAGTCCTATATAGTACCAGTTCAAATAATGCATGATATGGGGTGGTGGCTGCAGGAAAGGGACAAGGTTTAAGAGGAAAGAAGTAAGAAGAATAGAGGAAAAAAGACTGGAAGAATttgaggtgttttttttgttttttttaaaggagaagAAAGACGTTTAGAGGTATAAATGCTGGAAGAAGATAGAAGTTTTTAGAAGAAGGTGATGCCACTGGATACTTGTACAGTATACAGAAAAGTTGTAAGGTTATAGGGGAGAATACAGAAGTGtacagataaaaaaaatgatgtgctaTTGATGGCTTCTTATTATATATCTGGAAGGCAGTGGACATCTGAAAGTACCATTATTATTTAAGGGGGCTCTCTGATTTCACCTAATGCCACCCAGCCAGTGCTGCTCACCTCACCAATAGCTCCAGCAGGGAACACAGACCTCTTGGCTCCtgcgtggctccccctagtgatgaCTTTTGCTGATAATGTGATCAGCAGAATCCGTCACTGGGGAGCCGCGCAGGAAAGAGAGTTCTGTGATCCCCGCTGGAGCTATTGAAGTGGTGAGACAAGCTGCCAATTCTCCTACTTACACACGGGAGCTAGATGGGGGAACGGGAGACACACAGGGGGGACAATGCAGTGAGTCCCCAACGTCGCGGCACGTCggcggtttgtatcggcgggtgTCCGTAAgtcgggactccctgtattcgctgtgtaagatgcagggactttttctccccatttttgggggggagaaaaagtgtgtcttatacagcAGCAAATATGGTAAATTGCAACTACAGTTTTAAATAAACAAAAGAACCTGCATAGCTATCTCTTGTGTGCTACCTGTGGAAGCAGCTCTGAGATACACTGCTGGCGCTCTGTTGGGTTGTGCGCAATCCATTTTATGATGGCTTCAAAGACGGTCTCTTCATCCTTGACGTTAAGCTCATCGCTGCCAATTATATCACGGAGCTCCATTGGGGACAACTCCAGAAACTCCTGAGAGGCGCTCACAATGTCTTTGAAGTTGTGAAGGATGTATTTGTGGGACTTTTGACGCAGATCTGGGCAGCAGTAATGGTCTGTGAACTTGTAGAGTCCAAGACAGTTCTCCTCACACAACTGGCCGATGAGGAACTCAGTGCACAGACGGATTATACCTAGAACATTAAACTGATCCGCTGCGATGAAGAGTCTTTCTGCATTGTCAGGAGTTATGGATACAACTCTAGTGTAGGCATATTCAATTATCTGCTGCATCATGTCCACATCAATGCCAGGGATTTTATAACAGTTCTTCTCTCTCTTGTCCCAGCTGCTCTTAAACAAGGCCCTGTGCAGAGAAGAATACAGCACATGTTTGTATGGTGGTTAGACCTTCACCATTACTTTCATTCCAGAAAGGAAGATCATTCACCTCCAATAGGTCTATAAAAAGGTCTCTGGCCCatctgcaattaacttttctcctgagttttcttctaggagatcatttttcatctcctatttagaataacttttcagcacttagcaattgaaaaagtaccaaaaggtaggtgaaaaagtcctATCAAAACGACTTTCTTTTGCTTGTTGGTGAATGAAATGGCATttcattgacaagtttgaaaaaatacttaggagaaaactcagaagaaaaagttaattgcatatggacctctgTGTCTAATTGTCATTAATAAAAGGCATTAGTTGCATGTATTTGcaaacatatttatttatttatttattgtatttataaagtgccaacatattacgcagcgctggacattaatttaggttacagacaatatttaggggtgacatacagcaatatgacaatacaggaatacaagaaaatcaGAACCAAaaccacagtatgagtaccaggtaatgcttagtcagtcactggatggagcatggagattaggcaagttaggttcactcagatgcatagcatgggttcacagtaatggaggtgcataatcaggtaggacacaaaaggaggaggaccctgcccaaaggcttacaatctagagggagaggtaaggacacgaaaggtagggaccagagttcagctgtgggtttagagcacttgtgaggggtagtaggccagagtgaaaaggtgagttttgagggcttttttGAAGAtgctgaaggagggggctgccctaatgggtggaggtagggagttccatagttttggaacagctcttgagaagtcctggaggcgttcatgggactgggtgatgcggggggcggttaggcgaagttcattggaagagcggagtgagtggctaggtgtgtacctctgagtaagagtggaaatgtaggttgacaggttttgtggacagatttgtaggtcagacacagtatcttgaatctgattctggactggatagaaagccagtggagggattctaggaggggatctgccgtggtggagcgatggaagcagtggataattctggctgccgcattcatgatggactgcagtggggctgttcgggtcatagggagaccagacagcagggcattgcagtagtcaaggcgggaaattatgagggcatggatgagtggatgaggagtttggtggtggcagaggtcaggaaagggcgaatcttacagatgttacgaaggtggaagttgtaggactttgtgaggttttggatgtgggaagtaaaggagagtgcggagtccagggtgacacccagacagcgggcttgagaggtatggcgaatggtagtgtggttaacagtgacatgcacatctgggaggttcgtggatggccggggtgggaagatcataaattccgttttgtctagatttagtttcagtaacctagcagacatccaggaggagatggctgataggcaggaggagaccttgtccatggtagtggtggatatgtcaagggtgtggaggtagatctgggtgtcatctgcatacagatgatagttaaaatagttaaaacccatggaggagataaccttgccaatggaggatgtgtatagggtgaacagtagagggccaaggaccgaaccttgggggactcccaccgagaggtggttgggggtggatgaggactcattgcaggcggtcatgaaggagcggttggagaggtaggatgaaagccaggacagggcgagactggagggactggaggagtaggggatgatctactgtgtcaaaagctgctgacaggagtaaggaggaggagaatggagtatttaccttcagctttagctaaggcaaggtcgttgaccactttggtgagagcagtttcggttgagtgggcaggccgaaatccagattgcagtgagtctagcagtgagttggcattgaggtactgggtcaggcgtttgtgaaccagacgctcaaggagtatgACCACTTTCTGGTGGAGCCCGTGGGACCTACTCTAGCATCCTGCAAATAGGATGTACATTGCAATAGATAAACATAGCAGGGAGTCTAAGAAGAAACTTGCTGCACTCCCACGGCTTAGCACAGCTGGATCCCCAGGGTTCCTTGGGGCCCCTGCAGGGGTTCCAGGAATCTTTGAAGACTCAGGTGCTGGCTTGGCTTGCATAGTGAGAAAGttaaaaaatatctccttggcTCCTCTTCACTGCTCAACCTCTTTGTACCTTCGTACTTGTACACTGGTACAGGGGTTATGTGGAGGACTGGGGGACATTACACTAAAAAGGATATAGAGGCAGTATTATAAAGGACGTTATAGTAGGCCTAAGTATAAAAAGGAGCACAAATATAATGAGCACTATCCAGTAGCGTAACTATCACCCTGGCCTGGGGCAGTGAGGGGGCCCTACCAAGTAtttattgtgggggggggggggggggcgggttacTCTATGTGTTAACTATGGCATAACTGTAGCTGCCGGATCTTTACTATTGTAATCTAGCAGCACTGCGCATAGTAAAGTGGTTGAATTCAGACGCTTGCATGGGACTAGTCAGTATGTCTCAAAGTAAgaagcatttaaaggacaactgtagtgagagggagatggaggctgccatgtttttgtccttttaagcaatattagttgcctggctgtcctgttgatcctctgcctctaatgctttaaccatagaccctgaacaagtatgcagaagatcaggtgtttctgacattattttcaggtctgacaagattagctgcatgcttgtttctgggccaaatagatcagcaggtctgccaggcaactagtattgtttaatgggaaataaatatggcagcctccatatacctctcaccacaGTTGTCCTTTCATTTCCATTGGTAAAAGCATAGCGTAAAAACTTACATTTCAGGTCCTTTTACACAGGATCATATTGCATTTATGTGCAAATCATCACAGGAAAGTGCTCAGTAAAGTTACACCACAATTGCACTCTCTCCACCCCCGACCTGGGTTCAGCCTTCCGCCTCTATCAGGGGCAAATCCCATCATTTATCTCTGTGGTGGTGGACACTTTTGTGTGCAGGAAATATCTTATCAAAGTGTAGGAAAATATAGTTGATGCAGTGCTGATGAATTGATTTGATAGCTTCTATATGTTACCATCCAGCAGCTCATAAGTTTAATCAATCGACtgtgtgcctatagtgcctttacTTCTTACTATTACAAACAGTAGTCGGTATGAAATCTATGTTGATCTGATGCATCAAGCATGTGGTTGGGGTGGAATAAGAATTTTCTATGAAGCTCTAGGATTTGTACTCATGGCCACTTCTCTTGAgtcccagtggcgtaactaaggagtgtcacgcttggaggtgtattctccacggtcagctcgtgatgcataagctgacgtgaaggaggtacacacaccagcacaaggaatcaggatatccccagtttagtggaggggaggactgactccaacaggagattgtggcgcacagagccggtgcagatctgacagccacaaacaatgctttcgctataacgtctcagcgcaaagtagcgctgagcgcacaaaccagaactgaggagatcaggacaggtaaacagaatgaacgcttgctaaactagccactacttagtgacagcaagcgtccacaaaaacacagactggaatgaggcagccaatgcgttgcggcgatggcgtgcctcacaaagacaggacaggatagtcagaaaatagcaggatcaagatagatgaacgtaacacagataaatatacaataagtatgatttcctagcgtattacaattacagctatcaatgaaactatttgtaacgtctgactaacatatgtatatatcggcaatgaaccgatatatgacataagcaggaactctgactaagactagagtaatacagggaacaggactcagaaggattcgctatctcttcgcagagatgaacgcaatccacaaacaggaccaggaacaggataactagctcagcgtgctggaacgctgactaacggaatacaggatataaacagttcgtgtacgtatatatcagcgacactgatgtatcaacgtaacacgaatacaaggaaaataataaacgtgcaagtatgcgtatatattggcgatgaaccaatatatgacacaagacaagcaaagtaaacttctagaaacaagagcagaactaggaggactcgctgaccccttcgcaggagtcagcgcagtctacacggactaggaacgaggtggggcacgggcagagtaacagacaggatctgagactatggtagcccatgagacattgcaggaagcagttctttatactgaggtcatccaatgggagcagacctgcagattcccacacaagtgaatggtaattaatcacaggctgatagcaggaaaaggcagacaatgatatgcagcctgcaggaaagggactgcccctccactgcagcagacaatgtttgtttacacaagagcatgttaaactgtcattaatttcagagtgactgcagatggaatcagcaactagtttaagtgcaaaccaaactatgcaagaaaatgcatgtaatgacatcagaactgcttgggttacaataccactgcagccagcagtaaacgctgcagacaagatcataacataaccccccccccttaaaagcggataccagacgcttttcaaaactgaaattcccgacaaaacaatctgactgataattcatgatgaccgggacagcccggcaagaccaaattccagaatcaggccccacaagactggacccatcagaaccagaacctacagaaccatgcccgtcagcactacaagcctcagtgtgatacccatcagaaccacgacttccagaaaaaagcccccagaaactctctgagcgatacccactgccttcccgggactgtccaaaaacgccaaagcctttgcaatgcccaccggaactgtccctaccaacacaaaaccagtccaaggtaccaggacaagtttcctcagagatctcccagaacacttggaagctccaaagagatccccacaggtcagaacgccccttaggctcacatggagaaccatcaagaacccctatggaacccagggcaactctagagtcagggtcacaaggacaaacatcaagatcagggtttttagggaccagaaccatctccgggcatgcaggccaaccggcaacatcagaacatgtctccactagggaagcgtgtgagcacgccaacacagacacacttgggcactctggcatacgaagcacatctgggcacaccggcacaagagagacttctgggcatgtcaaggaactgcgaacctcaaagtcagtcaaggcaggaccgaaaccaggactgggcaaaaaaaaatcatcatgactagacttcacagttactggattctcactaaaaaatgcaggatcagacttagatgtctctgattccagcaaggttattaacaaatcatgttcaggggcatttacaagacaggacaaatcttctgatgtatgcaccgaactagacagggttcccataacttcttctggactagacagagactcatcaaatacactggattggagctcatgaagggctgcaaaacaagtcagtagtgcagcaatccccactgaactaggcaaaactgagtaactcactggacagaaaggggacactggaa contains:
- the LOC137555310 gene encoding kelch-like protein 10, translating into MERKPSAMFCSVMNQLRLEGEFCDVVISVDGVKFSAHKNILCGCSPYFRALFKSSWDKREKNCYKIPGIDVDMMQQIIEYAYTRVVSITPDNAERLFIAADQFNVLGIIRLCTEFLIGQLCEENCLGLYKFTDHYCCPDLRQKSHKYILHNFKDIVSASQEFLELSPMELRDIIGSDELNVKDEETVFEAIIKWIAHNPTERQQCISELLPQVRLALMPIEYFMNNVKSHNYVQNNDGCKNIIIEALKVIYDLNVNVDFSNPFKRPRLPFSVLFATGGWSGGSPTNAIECYDSRAKRWKNVTYDDESPRAYHGAAYLKGYLYLIGGFDSIDYFSSVKRFDPVKKIWQPAAPMHYRRCYVSVTVLDDHIYAMGGFDGHVRLDTAERYDPETNQWNMITPMNEQRSDASATALHNKVYICGGFNGNDCLFTAEVFNPVTGQWTLIARMGIRRSGVGVIAYKDKVYAIGGFDGSNRLRSGEAYSPATDTWRPILAMNTTRSNFGIEVVDDLLFVAGGFNGFNTTSNVEYYDEEKDEWQDAQEMEIHRSALSCSIIPGLSNIRDYVADRNSASILEAFSSSSDDMQM